From the genome of Carettochelys insculpta isolate YL-2023 chromosome 23, ASM3395843v1, whole genome shotgun sequence:
GGATTGGAAGAGAAGAATCTCCCCAGCTAGAGCCATTGTTAGCCAGTGAGGGGAGTCAGCCTGTGCGGAGGgggctagaccccagatgggggctcccctccagcctcctcGCCCCAAGACGGAcaggaatgactgtctctgccggctgtactgacaccctGCACTGCGCtgtgcctctgtcgcctaataaactgcCTGTGCTACCCGCTGAGTGAGAtgggggcagtgcttggggacccccaacccatgtgctctccagccaaaggaaaagggagccagcagggggccctaaaAAAGGTTGGAGCTTCCTCACCTCGCGCACAGGCGCCACTGCTACGTCCTTCCCAGCACCACgaggggccaggggcagggagcccacccgcacagctcccacccagctcccagctccctgcgccTTGGGGGGGGCTCGGAAGAGTACAGTCaccactgctgcttccttcctggctccctgaggcgcTGGGCAGCCAAGGAGccgcccaccccaccctggcccaTATTTGGGCTAGGGAGAGATGGTCACCCAACACACTCAGTGTAGCCGAGGTTGGGCCAGGTGTGAGCTGAGTTACACTCACGTGCGGCTAAAGGTTGCCAAAGCCATTGAGCAGTCAAAATGGTGGCTGGCGGCTCAGCAGGAGCAAGCCACAGACGGCAGCTTTGCCCCCGGAGCCGCTTCTGCTGTGGAGTTGCAAATAGAATCACGGGACACGGCCATGGGTTACCAGCGGCCAAAGGGTTCAGGAACGATTCACGGATGTCACCCACTTGTGTTACAGCCGGAGCAGAGACGGGGCAAGGCCCACGCTGGCTGGGTGTTGGAGCCACTGCAGCGGTAGCAGCTCACAGCTCGAGCTGAGCCCGGCCAGTCGAGGGGCACGTTTGCACACAGGGTTGAAGAGAAAACAGCAAAGGAAGTGAGTTGTAGCTCTGAAAGCTTCTGCCGTGtgaatctttaaagtgccactggacgcCTTGGAAATGCCGTGCAACAGGCTAACACGGCGACTCCCTGGGACCCGTCAGAAGAGCATGAGGTAGAAGAGCTGATTACAGCCCTGGAAGGGAAAGTACAGCTCCCCagcgctgggctgggccaggcagccttCGGTGAAAGACAATGAAATGGGCCTAGGCAGGGTTCTGCTGGAGCCCCCACTCAATATGCCTGCGTGTaccccagtacagcagtcagtCACTTTGTACGTGGGGCGTGCTTTACCAGGTAGCCCTCGGGCTCCTTGTATTTCCCAGGACGGAATGATTGTGACCTGGTTTATACAGTCTGCCCACGCAGGCATCACTTGAAAAGTCTCCATCTGTTGGACTGCAGGTGCTGCCGTTGTACAGGATGTTGGGAAGTGTGTGTTACTGAAACCATTGCAGGCTGGGAACACCCGCACCCAGCCCTTTTGGTACAACCATGGAGCAGCCAGACACTGACGACAGCCCATAGAGGGGACACCACACGCACAAGGGCTGCCCCAGGGTCCGTAGACAACGGAGCCAGCTCAGAATGAGCAGCCCATAACAAGCTGGCTCAACTTGCAACAGAGCAAAAGCTCTGACCCGCAAGCTGGAAGAGCTAATGGAGGAGAAGTGACACGGTAGTGTGCCCACACACCCCCCAACGCCTGGCAACATGGCTGGAGAACAGTGACATTGAATGCGGGAGGTGGCCCTGGGCGGGGAAGCGGGATCCAAGACCTCAGACTGTGATTTTCCTTTCGCCTTAGGTAAGCAACTCAGAGCTGTATGGGCCTTATTGCTTATGCTCACTTCAAATCCGCCTTTCTATAATTGATCCGTTACGTTCTATATTTTACCTTAAATTGTGTGTTGCACTTGAAATGCTTGAGGAATCTGCTCAGGCACAAATTGTCCTCTTCATATTGAGGGAGGGACAGACTGGGTAATAAACTTACTCCGGTCAGGCTTCTGGCAAGGGCAGCTCCGGGGAGCTGGAGCGGTCTAGTGGTTTTTCATGTGACGTGTCCATGTAACTCAGCGGTGTCCCTGCCTGTGGAGGTCTGTGTGAGTGCAGGACCTGGTGAGGTTTGCAGCTGGTCAGAAAATCACTGTGTGAGAGGGAGCCCAGACTGGTGAAACAGAGGGCTCAGTGATACCCCAGTTCCAGGTTGCCCCCCTGGGAGCTCATCACAGTACGCTCAACCACTGCCAGCTAACACCCAACCATTGCCTAGCTAGAAATAGCTTCAGGAGCCTGAGAAGCCAGGCTGTACGTTTGCAGCTCTGCCAATCAGGCTGGGAGGTTGGGACAGGGAATTGCAGTTTCATGAGCACAGTAAGAACACATAGACACTCAGCCCTGGTTTCAAGTGCTCCTGGCATGTTTCATGATTGTACCAAttacaattgctttgttgataAAAAGAATAATGAATAATTGGCTGTTGTTAGGGGAATTgtgacagagaggtggccgtgtgaCCCTGTACGCCAACAAACCaagacagcagaaatgtagcactttaaagactaaaaaaatgatttattcgctgatgagcttttgtgggacagccccacttcattGGCTCAgcgactaaatcattttgttagtctgtaaagtgctaccttcctgctgctttggtttgccaGGGGAATTGTAAGGCTATTGGGAGCAATTGTGGGTTACATGCTTctttgctggggttggggggggaatcGGTTTAGCTAGAACAGGTGCTTGGAGCAGTTTGGGAGCTGTTCCCTGGAgggcgagagagagagacagcactcTGGTTTGTATCACCATTTCTCAGGTACAAACCTGTGCATGGGGCTGGACTGCTTTTggtctcagccctgctgcaggcacgAGCCGGGCCCGTCAGGCTGTTTGCCAGAGGACAGGGCTTAGGGAAGCCTGGCTCAGGTTCTGACAAGCCGTCCTCCTGGGTCACAGtctggcagctggagctgagctgggccgACCTCCAGCCTCCCTCTGCTTTCCCGCCTTACCCACGCCAGGAAACCTGGTCTCGTCCCAGCAGGCTGCCTCACCCAACAGTGCCACTGCAGTCCCTGAGCCACTGGGCCTCTCAAGGGGCCTGTGTTCTCCCCGGCAAGGGAGACCGGCGGGTGCAGCCCAATTCCTCTGAGAGCTCCCAGGCAGTGCCCAGCCTTCCTCAGTGTGGGTGGGGCTGACCACAGGCACCTGTCAGCCCCGTTCCTGCCCCGCCTCACCGCCTGGTGCCTGACAGGTGCAGAACCCAAGGCCCCTCCGAGGACAAGTGGCGTGaggcgggggaaggggagaacGACAGCCTCACTCAGACACTGGTGCTTGTCCCCTGACATCACTGGAAGCACGCCCCAGTTACGCCACACAGGACCAGAATCGAGCCCCCCCCACTAGCACTGCTGCACAGGGTCCGGGCTGCTGGCTCTCAGGACTGACATCCCCTCTGTCCATTGACAGCCACAAGGCACCACCCGCCCTCGCTGCCTGCAGTGCCCGGGGACTGGGCATGTGGCCCACGTGGCCTCGGGTCTCTGTGAGGGGTTATTTCAGGGAAGTTCAGTGCCTGCGCACGGACTGCAAAGACTCCGGGGGAGAGACAGAGCTGTGCCGGGAACCcttccagcctggccccagccatgtctacacaaggcCTTTGCACCGCCTAGAGCTGTCCTCAAATTAACCTCATGCTGCTAACCAGAGCTGGGCAGGAAACTTGTCAAAAAAACCTATGTGGAAACTTGGGCTTTGCTCGTCCCCTGAGAACCAAACcaacccccggccccagcccgtTCCGACTCTTCGACCTGGATtctccagggctcagctccctccCAACCATGCGGAGGACTTAACGTTTTTGAACATATGTTTTTGCTTGAGATGGAAACTGTTCGCTGCCCGGCAGCACTGCCAACAGCACCCGGGGGGTGCCAGGACCTGAGTCCACCCTCCCAGCAGTGGGTGGAGCCAGCCAAAAATCCCCAGTGTGCTGCTGCAGGAACTCACTTCAGCTGAACTTTTTGCAGGGGCTGAGGCGGAGTTttttcagtggggggggcagccccacggGCGAGGGGTTGGGGTCCTCCAAAACACTGGGTTTTGTAAAGTAACTAATCGAATTTTTTAACTCTCCAATGAAAACTTCAGCTGCGCACTGCCAGTGGTGTCCCTCCGGATTTGCACCAGTTGGCAACAGAGGCCTCAGCCTGGATCTGCGGCTCCGCTTGGTCTCTGCAAATTATTTGTTCCCTCTTTTCTCAGGGTCCATTTTCTCCCATGCTTGTTCGCAGGCGCCCAAGGAGGCTTTGCTCTTTGTTAGCTGGCTCGAGCCTCCGCGCCAAGAGCAGCTCTGTGTGCAGGCCCTGAGCGTGGCAGTGCTGACAAATGACTCTGTTAATGGCAGCTGGCACTGCCCAGGCTCCCCGGGGAGAACATTGCCGGGCATGGtacagagctggctggctgcaggcccccccCTCAGGAAGGAGCGAACTCACTGGCAGCAGTgacgtgggggagggggagctacCCAGTGTTGCATTGTCTATAAtcctggagccaggccaaggATGCACAATACCCAGGAGACGCCAtccagctccttccccacccccaacagggaTGGAGTCATCTGGCACTACACCAGCAGAGAGGGAACCATGTCCCTGCCCCGACGAGCTCTGAGACCCTGGACACATCACTCGCCTGGCACAGAGGGCCATCATTGCAGTCAGTACCACGGCAGCCCCTGTGCCACCATCCCCTCTGCAGCTCGGCTGCCTGGTGGTGCCTCGGGGACGGCTCTTGTCGCTGCCAACAGTAACATTCTGTAACAGAGAAGGATCAGGTCTCCCAGCTACATGGCACAAAGGCCTCTGAGCGGGGCCGGTAGCACTGAGCTCTCATGGGAGGGGCCTGATTCCTGCTGTGAAATGAAGGACCCCGTAAAGCAGATGAAGGACACGCTGACTCTGGTCAACAGAACTGCACCAGTGAGAGCAGAATTGGGCCCTGAGCAGTGTCTAATGCTATGACCCAAGGGGAGATCCCTGAATGGACCGCACAGCATGGCCATGGCAGCCTTCCTGCAGCGCCGGCTGCCAGCTGCGTTTTCACCCTTGCTCCGGAGCCGTGTTTGCGTACAATCGGCCAGGGGACCTGTGCCCAGAGAGGCCAGGCGGCGAagacaggagccccagggccagcgGCACCGACAAGGGTTTCCACTGTTCTACTTGTTGGCTTTTATTGCAGCAGAGACCACAGGCTGCAGAACTCGGAATAAATACAGAGTCCAGAAGCTTCTGAAAAGGAAAAACCATGATGCCAACAGAACACCAGGCTCTGTGTGGACATGCGCCCAGCGGGCCCTGGAGGCACCTggcccaggcagccaggaaaGGCTGATTCCTGCCAGGTCCTCTGCTTGCCTGGCATGTTGGCGGCTTCTGGATGAGCTGCTCTGGGACACCCCATCCTACAGGCCACCGTACCAAGACACCCCCTTTCTCCCTGTAGCTCCCAGCTGCGGCATGGGCGGTGCCCCTGCTGGCAACAGAGAAGCCTCCTTGCCAGGGTCTCAGCCTGCTCCCCTGAGTAACCTCCAGGCTGTACTCCTGAGgaccccctccccgcagcaggAACATGCAGGATTTTGTTCCCAAGTGGGATTGGGTCCTGAGCTTCAGAGAGGCCCTGCAAACAGCTTCTTCAGCCTGGTCCGCAAACTGGGCCAGCTGTGCACCCCCCAGGAACTGGCCCTGGTGGGGCAGACACCTTGTGTTatgggtgtggctgtggctgctgccccactaCATATACAGGCTCCATGCAAtgtactggggagcccagggccaggcactcGGCACAGGCTGGCCAGCTGCTGTCCTGCGGGTGGACTTTCTGCTCTTCTGGTAGGATGAAGTGTTGCCCCACAGCTGCCTCTACTGGAAGCCATCAAATGGGGGAGCCACCTCCTTTCCCGTCCACCCACCAgggagctgccaggccagctgcagagcagcagtcAGCACCAGCCAGGGTCGCCGAGACAAGCTGTGGTCCCAGAAGGGACAAGCAACAGGCAATGCTGCCGGGGATCCAGCTCACAGGGGCACGGGGTGTAGCAGGGCCCAGGTCCAGCCACATCTGGTGTCTTCTGGCTCATGAGTCCTTAAAGCCCCCAAGGAAGGGCAAACTGGTCTCTTTCTGCAACCAGAGGAATCCTTGTTCTGTCCTTCACCCCTCGGTGCACAGAGCCAGTGGGCCCAAGGCAGCGAGGCACCTGCTACTGCCAGCCCATACAGAGAGTGAGCACGGCTGCTcgcgcccccctccccaccacagccctggctgagcccCAACTTTGCTCATTTACGAAGCAACATGACCAGCTTCACCCTGGAGTCCCCAGAGCCAAGCGGCACCAGCAGGGGACGCCCCGCCTCCCCAGACACCAGCAgaggctggcctggggcaggagccctgcGTAGGGGGCCTGCTGGCCAGGGTCTCACTCACAGACATGCAAGCCCAGGCTGCAACCCCCACGGCCAAATCTGacccccctgctccttccccacctgtcAGCTGCACCTGGGAGAGGCCTCCCTCCTTGTCCTGCAAAGGAACCTGAGCCCTCGGGCTGGGGGCTCAGGCGCCACGGTAACCAGGAGGAAATGCCACCAGGGCACTAGCCCCGTGGAGGACGGCTCACGCCCAGCTCACACCAGCAGCCCTGCGTGGTGCTAGCTACCAGTGCCCTGCCTGCAGTCCTGGGCACAGCACAGCCAATAGCCAGGCCCTGCAAGGAGGCTGGAATGCTGCACCCGCCACTGAAATCCCAACAGTTCCATGgccgctccagccccagccccagccccagccccagcccctccctaggGTACCAGCAGGAGGGTGCTTCAGAGCTGtgaacagggctgcaggtgggtagCCCCAGTGCCGCCCCAGCTCCCCGTGCCCtgcaggaaggggcggggggcacagtTTTAGCCGGAAGCCTGGAGGGGCCATGCACACCCGGCTCCCGCTAGATGCGAACGGTGTTGATGCGGAGGGGCTGCACGTTCTTGCCGTTGGCGTGGCTCTGGCCAGGGCTGAAGTAGGAGCAGAGCTTGCCGGGGAACTTCTCCCGGAAGGTGTACAGCCAGGACATGTCCTCGGCGTTGTAGAAGATCAGGAGCCCTTTGTCGTAGTCCAGGAAGACGCCCACTTTCTCCAGCTTGCTCTTGACGTTGAGCCGGGTCCAGGGCTCCGTGCAGGCGCTGTACTGGCTGCCGTCGTGCATGACGATGCAGTAGAAGCCCCGGCTGGGCTGGATCTGAATGCTGCCCTTGCGGGTGACGGCCTCGTGCGCCAGCCCAATCATCCACTGAGTCTTCTCGGAGACCACCACCTCCCAGTAGTGTACGCCGCTGCCGAAGGCCTCTGCACCCAGCACGGACACCTCCACGTCAAAGCGCTTGGGCGAGTCCTGCAGCGGCTGCGGGTGCAAGTTGCCGTAGGCCACGATGGTGCAGTCGTCCGACAGGATGAGGCGGTGGTGGGCTGTGCTGGGGTCCAGCGTGAGGGCTGCTGGCACTGGGTAAGCACAGGAGGGACAGGCAGGGGCTCAGATCCTCCCCACACTTACAGGCCAAGCACCGGGTTATGTAACAGGAATGCAAACGCCTCCAAATTAGGGCCCTGCAGGCACCCACTCACCTGCACCCCTGTGCCGCAGCAGAGCTATGATTCACTGGATGCCCACGGGCGCGGTGTGGAGGGATGTGAGGGGGCAGTCAGGCCCCCCAAAGCTCCCCTGCCTGTGAGCCAGTCCCTGCGGGAACTCGCTGCTGGGACCTCCTGCCCCGCCAAGCACAGAAGAGGCAGCAGAACTCAGCTGCATCTCACACTGGTGACACCGCTGCCTGCTCCCTACGGCCTGGAGCTTCCATTAGCAGCAGGACGATGCAGTGACCAGAGAGCAGACCGCTCACATAAATTCCCCCAAGTCCCTGCTGGCCGGGGTGCGGGTGGGAACCTGAGCCAATAAGCAGGTGGGGAAGGATTCTCCGGCCCCTCACCAGCTCGGCCCTTGCAGGCCCACAAAGGGGAAGCCCCCAGACACTGCCAAAAGCTCCTGCAGAGCCCAGGAACAGGAGAACCAACAAACCATGCTGCCAGGACCCCTGACCAGTGGGTGCATCACAGACATGCCAGGCACTGGCACGGCTCATGCCGCCTGTTGCTGCTCACCTCCAGCAGAACTGCAGCTCCCAGTTCTCAATCTGGCACTAtgctcagggccatcctgccAGGGTCAGCCCTCAGGAGCCCGCCGGGGCCCCAGCCCACCCGCTCTCTGCCTTGCTAAGGCACATCTCCCTGCGTGGCAGGGTCTGCAGGGCAGCTGAGCATCACCAGCCCAGGCCAGGAGACTTGTGGGCACTCAGTGCTTCCAATGACTGTGCCAGAGCCCCGGCTAGCCCCAGTCCAGGGCCTGGAGGCTGTCTCAGGGAGCCTCACCTGGATGGATGTCCTGGAAGAGCGATTTCCAGATGGTGTACTGCAGGGGGCCCATGTACTTGGAGGTAGGAAAGTCTTCATAGGTGAGGTTTGTTTCATGGATCTTCCCCTTGAGCCTGGTTGGAGAGAGAACCTGGTTAGCAAGGAGCCCGCATGGGTCCCCCACTGCCAAAGGGttgctgggaagaaggggagaggtttcaggggcagcaggttaattgagtgggggctgggccagcGGCAGCTCCTGCCAGGCAGGGGGTTCGGTGTACTGGGCACTGCCTTATGTCACGACCACATGGGCACGTGCCCTGGGAGCGCTACGTGAGGCCAGCTGGGGCCACGCCCTGTggtgctgcacagctgccagGACAGGTCTGGGGAGATGGTCCGTACTGAGACCATGGGCACAGGGTGGATCAGGCCTTGCTCCCAAGCCCTTCTGAGAGCCAGGCAATGCCGCTGGGTGCCCCACTGAGAGTGAGGAACCCCCACGCTCCCACACTGCTCCGAGGTGACAGAGTGGGTCCTCGTGCCTCAGagagcccagccaggcacccccgccTGTCTCCCAGGGCCCAGCCATGCGCCCCCGCCCGTCTCTGAAAACATGGAACTCAGGAGAGACGGCTGACACCTGGGAAAAGTTCTCCCCCGATGCAAATGGAACAGTTCCCAAAGCATGTTCCTGAAGATATTAGGGGGTACATCCTAGATGGGAAGCTGCAGTCCCTGAGAGGCCTCCACCTGCAGACAGACCATTCTGCGCTGAAGCGGCTTCACACAACCAAAGAGATTAACAAAAAATCCCCcacagaaggccctgggtgacaggcctgttctcccctacagacaacctcccaacctcatgaggatcctcactaacagccacagtctataccccaggaacaccagtcctggaacctttccctgcaacaaagcccaccgccagctttgtccacatatcttctctggtaataccaacactggacctaaccaggttactcacagaatcacgggcactttctcatgctcttctactaacatcatatgtgccatcatgtgccaacaatgcccagatgctttgtatattggacagacttcgaactcccttagacaaagggtcaacgggcacaaaacagacatcaaaacactccagatccacaaaccagtttgccccattccattaaaatgttgactttctgtcaatgacctaaaggtatgtgtgttactgaagaattatcatcgcaccattctggaaagagaagcagccgagctggcttttatattcaaatttggcacattaacacatggtttaaatcgtgatgggaaatttctgagtcactacaggggctcgtctgcatacttggctcagtctaattcttgaccttcccccccacccctccactctctgatttgctcaccttgattatctttttctgatttgtccttcttgcttactgtttttggttctctgtgccttaaatatcgagtctgttctggtctggctatggtctgaagaagtgggtctgtcccacaaaagctcacctaataaactattttgctagtctttaaagtgctacttgactgctttttgtttcgatagtgtataaactagcacggcttcctctctgttactacttcccATAGAGCTTGGCTCTCCAAGCCTTTGACTTGAACATACAGCTTATTTCTGGTGCGTCTAACAAAGTGGCTGATGCACTCTCCCATGAGAGGTTTCCAGGCTCAGCTCCGTAGGACTCTCCTTGTACAGCTTGCCTTTTACTCCACAAATGTGGGAGCATTTTGatggttcatagaatcatagaacaatagagctggaagagagctaaaaaaagccatcgagtccagccccctgctctaagcaggaccaaacccatcagatcagcccctccagggctttgttgagccaagacttaaaacacctccagggatggagactccactacttccctgggtagaccattccaatgcttcaccaccctcctagtgaaaaagtttttcctaatgctcaacctggacctttccaactacaacttgagaccattgttccatgttctgccatccgtgaccactgtgaacagcctctctccagcctcccttcagtaagctgaaggctgttatcaagtcccccctcagtcttctcttctgcagactaaacaatcccaattccctcaacctttcttcataggtcatatgctccagccccctaattattttggttgcccttcattggaccctctccagtgtatccacatccttcgtataactgggggcccagatcTGGACACACAGGTTCTTCCTGTAGTCCGCAGTagttagagtgtgtgtgtgtgtgtatcactaACTATGTTCTCTCCTAAACCCCAGGAAGGAAGTTACAGCCAGTGCAGGCCAACATTGCAGCACGGTCTGTAATTCAGGGGCTGTTTCATGAATGAaagcctgtaaagggttaaaccagAGCGtgtgggttctctgctggcaagcagccaggcgAGCCAACGGGAAGAGACTCCTTGTGTGTGGCGGGAGAAGAGCCACACGCGGGTGGTTTAAGTCTGAGCCAGGCTTGGAGGGTTCAGTAAAGATCCAGGCCTCAAGGAAAGCTGGGCACACTGAGGTGTGAGTAGAACGGAACCGTTCAGTCGGACGCGATCGGGTTGTTGGGGGCCGGtccaggacttctcaggctggcggATGTGCCCCCAAACACGGCAAGCTTTCAGCTGAACCCCAGGGAAGGAATTCGCTGTGCTTTTATCTGCCTTTTCCTCTGGTGGTGCTGTTAACACCTACCAGCCCCACCCGCCTCGTCGCATGTCTCTCTGGCGATGGTGCTTGTTCTACGGCGGCGATTTGATGCCTGAGCCTGAGCCCGAGCGGTCGCTAGCACGGATTTACACTCCAGTTTCCTCGTCCGTCTCCAGGCTCTCTCCTCAGCAAGGGGTCAGACTCGGGGTCAGCCACAGAGACATCCCACGCGTGTCTTCCTGGGCTCTAAAGAGGGGCGCTGGCTggtggcagctccctgccagggtcagggaatctgtgacccggGGAAGCTTTCGAGCAGGAGCCTAAGGAGGGAAGGGGATTTTAaagtctcttgtgggcccccCCTTGAGTgctcagagtggggatcagccctgacaCAGGCGATGCCCTCCCACACCCAGGGCTCCCGTACCTCTCGGGGAGCGAGGAGACGCCTGCCAGGAAGGCCTGCCTGTCCACCTCGGCCAGCCGCTCCTGCAGGATCTGGCTGCCCTCCTGCACCTTGCGTAGCTGCTGGCTGTAGCACTGGATCTTGTGCTCGATGTCGGTCAGAGTCCTGGCGGTGTcggcctccagctcctccagcatggCCTTCTGGCGCTCGCGCAGCAGCTGGTGCAGCCGCTCAAAGGCCTCCCCAATGGTGGTGCGCAGGCTCTTGGCAGAGGACTGCACAGGGCAGACAAGCAGAGAGGTCACAGGAGCGCCACGCTCACCCCTTGCTCCTTCCCCGAGGGCACCCCCCAGGCTGCCTTGCCACAGATCTCCCAGCACGGCtggcactcccctcactccacccactcccagctccccgtccacgtgccctgccctgccagggcccccgtCCTCCCCCACGCTCAGTTCTGCTAACAGCCCCACTCCTCAGCCACGCCT
Proteins encoded in this window:
- the TRIM62 gene encoding E3 ubiquitin-protein ligase TRIM62, translating into MACSLKDELLCSICLSIYQEPVSPGCEHYFCRRCITEHWVRQEPAARDCPECRRTFAEPALAPSLKLANIVERYAAFPLEALLGARRRAAPCKEHGKAKLFCLTDRAVLCFFCDEPALHERHQVTSLDDAFEELQRELKEQLQALQDSERGHTEALHLLKHQLAETKSSAKSLRTTIGEAFERLHQLLRERQKAMLEELEADTARTLTDIEHKIQCYSQQLRKVQEGSQILQERLAEVDRQAFLAGVSSLPERLKGKIHETNLTYEDFPTSKYMGPLQYTIWKSLFQDIHPVPAALTLDPSTAHHRLILSDDCTIVAYGNLHPQPLQDSPKRFDVEVSVLGAEAFGSGVHYWEVVVSEKTQWMIGLAHEAVTRKGSIQIQPSRGFYCIVMHDGSQYSACTEPWTRLNVKSKLEKVGVFLDYDKGLLIFYNAEDMSWLYTFREKFPGKLCSYFSPGQSHANGKNVQPLRINTVRI